A single window of Candidatus Binataceae bacterium DNA harbors:
- a CDS encoding reverse transcriptase domain-containing protein, giving the protein MVGTAIQIRGWTAADESVRVTAAEFLAGRVKGGSTRESVVAVEGVLMLPESLRRRLDSIRNLSRQGKRINGLFRLMLSPLLWEQAYAEIAPNRGALTKGVTDNTLDGFSFERVHSLISRISAGTYRFTPVRRVYIPKPDGKKLRPLGVPTADDKLVQGVVKLLLEAIYEPVFSPRSHGFRRNRSCHTALSVIQDTWNGVKWLVDVDVVGFFDNIDHGILLDLLRRRIDDERFIRLIVGMLKAGYMENWTFHATFSGTPQGGVVSPILANVYLHELDEFLADMKARFDRGKQRYVHLPYQGLSTAICKRRRLIDQLLAHGRTVEAEAEKEKVRELQVKRSTMPAKNWFDPNFRRLLFCRYADDFLIGVIGSKADAQEIMREVAAFLRDQLKLEASAEKSKVSKASDGAVFLGHHVRTVNVARIKRVRFQGRYTLTRGHTSRIRLVVPHDRVVRFNRRKGYGDLSRLKAIHRRYLIDSSVLEIVLAYNAEMRGLANYYRLANCAKYSLRKLHFLWQTSLLKTLSFKLRRSVNQVAHHLRIGGRLAIRVKVEGRKERLVEVFALKDLNKLPELGAAVDRSPNSMWTAGRSDVLDRLHSRKCEYCGATDVPCEVHHAHKLKDVKDAPLWQQVAAARRRKRTVLCRSCHDALHAGKLTSRERDTEMRVRRAG; this is encoded by the coding sequence ATGGTCGGGACAGCCATCCAGATAAGAGGATGGACGGCCGCGGATGAAAGCGTGCGGGTGACCGCCGCGGAATTCCTCGCCGGCCGGGTGAAGGGCGGCAGTACTCGCGAATCGGTCGTTGCCGTGGAGGGTGTGCTGATGCTGCCGGAGTCGCTACGACGACGACTCGATTCGATCCGTAACCTGTCGCGACAGGGCAAGCGGATCAACGGTCTCTTTCGTCTGATGCTGAGCCCGCTCCTGTGGGAGCAGGCCTACGCCGAGATCGCACCGAATCGGGGCGCGCTCACCAAGGGCGTCACCGACAACACGCTCGACGGCTTCTCGTTCGAGCGGGTGCATTCCTTGATCTCGCGTATCAGTGCCGGGACCTACCGCTTTACCCCGGTGCGCCGGGTCTATATCCCCAAGCCCGACGGCAAAAAGTTGCGTCCGTTGGGTGTTCCCACAGCCGATGACAAGCTGGTTCAGGGCGTAGTGAAGCTGTTGCTGGAGGCCATTTACGAGCCGGTATTCTCGCCGCGCTCACATGGTTTTCGCCGCAACCGCTCGTGTCACACTGCGCTGTCCGTAATCCAAGACACCTGGAACGGCGTCAAATGGCTGGTGGACGTCGATGTGGTCGGGTTCTTCGACAACATCGATCACGGCATCCTGCTCGATCTGCTGCGCAGGCGGATCGACGACGAGCGGTTCATCCGCCTCATCGTCGGGATGCTCAAGGCTGGATACATGGAGAACTGGACCTTCCACGCCACCTTCAGCGGCACACCGCAAGGTGGTGTCGTCTCGCCGATTCTCGCCAACGTCTATCTGCATGAACTCGACGAGTTCCTTGCCGACATGAAGGCGCGCTTCGACCGAGGCAAGCAGCGATACGTCCATCTCCCCTATCAGGGACTGTCCACCGCCATTTGCAAACGGCGGCGCCTTATCGATCAGCTTCTAGCCCACGGCCGCACGGTCGAGGCGGAAGCGGAGAAAGAGAAGGTTCGGGAACTTCAGGTGAAACGCTCAACCATGCCGGCTAAGAACTGGTTCGATCCTAACTTCCGCCGGCTGCTCTTCTGCCGCTATGCCGACGACTTCCTGATCGGCGTGATCGGCAGTAAGGCTGATGCGCAAGAGATTATGCGGGAGGTCGCGGCCTTCTTACGCGACCAACTCAAACTCGAAGCCTCGGCCGAGAAGAGCAAAGTGAGCAAGGCGTCGGACGGAGCCGTGTTCCTTGGCCATCACGTTCGCACCGTGAACGTGGCCCGGATCAAACGAGTACGGTTCCAGGGCAGGTATACGCTTACGCGTGGTCACACCAGCCGCATCCGTCTGGTCGTTCCCCACGACCGCGTGGTGCGCTTCAACCGACGCAAGGGCTATGGCGATCTGAGCCGCCTCAAGGCGATTCATCGGCGCTATCTGATCGACAGCAGCGTGCTGGAGATCGTGCTCGCCTACAACGCCGAGATGCGCGGCCTCGCCAACTATTACCGACTGGCTAACTGCGCAAAGTACAGTCTGCGCAAACTGCACTTCCTGTGGCAGACCAGCTTGCTCAAGACGCTCTCGTTCAAGCTGCGCCGGTCGGTCAATCAGGTCGCCCATCATCTGAGGATCGGAGGTAGACTGGCCATCCGCGTCAAAGTGGAAGGCCGCAAGGAGCGGCTGGTCGAGGTCTTCGCGCTGAAGGACCTTAATAAACTTCCGGAGCTGGGTGCGGCAGTTGATCGATCGCCGAACAGCATGTGGACCGCAGGCCGTTCCGACGTGCTCGATCGTCTGCATTCCCGGAAGTGCGAGTACTGTGGCGCAACCGACGTGCCGTGCGAAGTGCATCACGCCCATAAGCTCAAGGACGTGAAGGACGCTCCGCTCTGGCAGCAAGTAGCGGCTGCACGGCGACGCAAGCGCACCGTGCTCTGCCGCTCATGCCACGACGCCCTCCATGCTGGCAAACTGACTAGTCGCGAACGGGATACTGAGATGCGAGTGCGGAGAGCCGGATGA
- a CDS encoding aldo/keto reductase — protein MSSPEASPSRPNGEALAPFRKQVVIATKFGFKIGTPGALDSRPEHIKQVAEASLKRLKIEAIDLFYQHRVDLETPIEDVAGAVKDLIKEGKVKHFGLSEPGAQTIRRAHAIQPVTAVQSEYSLWWREPEKEILPTLEELGIGFVPFSPLGKGFLTGKIDEHTTFDSSDFRNIVPRFTAEARKANQALVDLLGRIAERKKATAAQIAIAWLLAQRSWIVPIPGTTKIARLEENNGAAAIKLTSEDLREIDSAASQITVQGARYPEQLQRLTGR, from the coding sequence ATGTCCTCGCCAGAGGCATCACCCTCCCGACCCAATGGTGAAGCCCTCGCACCCTTCCGCAAACAGGTGGTGATCGCTACTAAATTTGGCTTCAAGATCGGTACTCCAGGGGCGCTTGATAGCCGGCCGGAGCATATCAAGCAAGTCGCCGAGGCCTCACTCAAACGACTCAAGATCGAGGCCATCGATCTCTTCTATCAGCATCGAGTCGATTTGGAGACGCCAATCGAAGACGTGGCTGGTGCGGTAAAAGATTTGATTAAGGAAGGCAAAGTTAAGCACTTCGGTCTTTCCGAACCGGGCGCGCAAACCATCCGCCGCGCCCACGCCATCCAGCCCGTCACCGCGGTCCAGAGCGAATACTCGCTGTGGTGGCGAGAGCCTGAAAAGGAGATACTGCCGACGCTCGAGGAACTTGGCATCGGCTTCGTTCCATTCAGTCCGCTTGGTAAAGGCTTCCTCACCGGCAAGATCGACGAACATACTACGTTCGACAGTTCCGACTTTCGCAACATCGTTCCGCGCTTCACGGCTGAGGCTCGCAAAGCGAATCAGGCCTTGGTTGATCTGCTCGGGAGGATCGCGGAGCGAAAGAAAGCGACCGCTGCCCAAATCGCGATTGCGTGGCTGCTCGCCCAAAGGTCGTGGATCGTACCGATTCCCGGTACAACGAAAATCGCGCGGCTGGAAGAGAACAATGGCGCCGCAGCGATCAAACTTACGTCTGAAGACCTCCGTGAGATCGATAGCGCGGCTTCCCAGATCACAGTGCAGGGAGCGCGGTATCCCGAGCAGCTGCAGCGGCTGACCGGTCGCTGA